From Pyrenophora tritici-repentis strain M4 chromosome 1, whole genome shotgun sequence, the proteins below share one genomic window:
- a CDS encoding putative basic-leucine zipper transcription factor protein: protein MHRHAGYQYASPAPTTTRYSGTSSAFSASANPNEDWTKISDLAERRRIQNRIAQRNYRKKLKKRLEDLERRAASSSASPEQKPAELQPPQPSPRQEFPSPSSSESSYTTPPAEDRMFSHQYTRQLSTSPPPFSVSYQSSYPAPDQVASYSLPYSTSPYHTIPTTLSSELSSYTYLPPPQSSSYTPGLPSLVPSMKSEYYSEEDMSPFGVGYAAIGGIDIPPHHSYPESVRLPTRQPYYA from the exons ATGCACCGACACGCTGGTTACCAGTATGCCAGCCCGGCACCCACTACCACACGCTACTCGGGAACCTCGTCAGCCTTTTCAGCATCGGCGAACCCCAACGAGGACTGGACCAAGATCTCAGATCTGGCTGAGCGTAGGCGCATACAGAACCGCATTGCCCAGCGCAACTACCGCAAGAAGCTCAAGAAGAGGCTCGAAGACTTG GAGCGCCGTGCTGCCTCAAGCTCAGCTTCACCCGAGCAGAAGCCGGCTGAGCTGCAGCCACCGCAACCATCGCCCCGCCAGGAGTTCCCTTCTCCGTCGTCTTCCGAATCCTCGTACACTACCCCGCCAGCTGAGGACCGCATGTTCTCTCACCAGTACACGCGCCAACTCTCCACTAGCCCACCACCCTTTTCCGTCTCTTATCAGTCGTCATACCCAGCTCCAGACCAAGTGGCTTCATACTCACTGCCCTACTCAACCTCTCCCTATCACACCATCCCCACCACACTATCTTCCGAGTTGTCAAGCTACACATACCTACCACCACCACAATCGTCCTCGTACACGCCTGGTCTGCCTAGCCTTGTGCCTAGCATGAAGAGCGAGTACTACTCCGAGGAGGACATGAGCCCATTCGGTGTCGGCTACGCTGCCATTGGCGGTATCGACATCCCGCCACATCACTCGTACCCAGAATCTGTAAGGCTCCCTACTCGCCAGCCCTACTACGCATGA
- a CDS encoding CDC6, Cdc6-related protein, AAA superfamily ATPase has protein sequence MAPVKRSQVEKARQFLAGGAVFREDSDDELGYEDHPWEWIYDNNRGDDALPDQNATPRKRKVAPTSLQNRIVGARMGNFKCKVGDAVLLKAEGNQAWVGIICDFHEDADDDEKMAKFLWFSSEKEIRSQNKKRTDFLPNELYICASFDENPLASINGTAKVLSLERFQELYPAGVKKSSKDYGKVFVCRRGCNTRTTTYTPEFKWEDVYKGAEDIQALIDLVESQTKASRKGAGRPKKQHKQDLDDFVMPDSDDDGLPKTPRKRRKLNEATTPSSTRKSPATRKFLTPTHKRIVVKKQLEFTPLGTRVLDPVALNSPFQLARNQLHVSSVPAALPCREEEFSTVYSHLEAAITDGSGSCIYISGTPGTGKTATVREVVAQLQASVQAEELDDFIFVEINGMKVTDPHQSYSLLWQALHGDRVSPSHALELLEREFSTPSPRRVPCVVLMDELDQLVTKNQSVMYNFFNWPGLRHSRLIVLAVANTMDLPERTLSNKISSRLGLTRITFPGYTHDQLMQIIQSRLEGVPGHIVHPDAVQFAARKVAAVSGDARRALDICRRAVEIAESESTAQCRDDEAQPTTPSRTGRGSKANLPQGSRSIKGTGELVGRSKEQGVSSAGRKGVVTMATIKQAINEATSSPLQQALRALPLVSKVFLAALLARIRRSGIGEAILGDVVDEVKRLGLMSQLQPVHGYILAVQTNETVEGIGSAVTQPTTPSKHRDTTNVGSKQSDLKAARALGLALAATELAEAGIIGVEARHGERVGRVRLGVGEDEVRLALGDDESVHGLGFAA, from the exons ATGGCCCCTGTAAAACGCTCACAGGTAGAGAAAGCACGGCAGTTTCTTGCTGGCGGTGCAGTCTTTCGCGAAGACTCGGATGACGAGCTGGGTTACGAAGACCATCCGTGGGAGTGGATTTACGACAATAATAGGGGCGACGATGCGCTGCCCGACCAGAATGCAACCCCAAGAAAGAGAAAGGTCGCACCCACATCACTTCAGAATCGCATAGTAGGTGCACGCATGGGCAACTTCAAATGCAAAGTGGGTGATGCCGTACTACTCAAGGCAGAAGGCAATCAGGCATGGGTCGGTATCATCTGCGACTTCCACGAGGATGCCGATGACGACGAGAAGATGGCCAAGTTTCTTTGGTTCTCTTCCGAGAAGGAAATTCGCAGCCAGAACAAGAAGCGCACCGACTTCCTGCCA AACGAGCTATACATATGCGCGTCCTTTGACGAGAACCCGCTCGCCTCGATCAATGGCACGGCGAAGGTACTCTCTTTGGAACGCTTCCAGGAGCTATACCCCGCGGGCGTTAAGAAGTCGTCAAAGGACTATGGCAAAGTCTTCGTTTGCAGGAGAGGCTGCAACACGCGTACAACCACCTATACCCCTGAATTCAAATGGGAAGACGTGTACAAGGGTGCAGAAGATATTCAAGCTTTGATCGACCTCGTGGAAAGTCAGACCAAGGCCAGCAGAAAAGGCGCCGGTCGTCCCAAGAAGCAACACAAGCAAGACTTGGACGACTTCGTAATGCCGGACTCGGACGACGACGGTCTGCCCAAGACCCCGCGGAAGCGCCGGAAGCTCAACGAGGCGACTACGCCGTCTTCGACTAGGAAGAGCCCGGCAACGCGCAAGTTCCTGACACCGACACACAAGAGGATTGTTGTCAAGAAGCAGTTAGAGTTTACGCCCCTTGGAACACGCGTTCTTGACCCTGTGGCACTCAACTCACCCTTCCAGCTTGCACGGAATCAACTCCATGTCTCCTCGGTACCGGCCGCCCTCCCTTGCCGCGAAGAGGAATTCTCGACCGTCTACAGCCACTTAGAGGCTGCCATCACAGATGGCTCAGGGTCCTGCATCTACATCTCAGGCACACCGGGCACCGGGAAGACTGCCACCGTGCGGGAAGTAGTCGCACAACTACAAGCCTCGGTACAAGCTGAAGAGCTTGATGATTTCATCTTTGTTGAGATCAATGGCATGAAGGTCACAGACCCTCACCAATCATACTCGTTACTATGGCAAGCACTCCACGGAGATCGTGTGAGTCCATCACATGCGCTGGAGCTGTTGGAACGCGAGTTCTCTACCCCCAGCCCGCGAAGGGTGCCCTGTGTGGTCCTTATGGACGAGCTTGACCAGCTTGTTACTAAGAATCAATCCGTCATGTACAACTTTTTCAATTGGCCGGGGCTACGGCACAGCAGGCTAATCGTTCTCGCTGTCGCGAATACTATGGACCTGCCTGAAAGAACGTTGAGCAATAAAATCAGCAGTCGCCTAG GATTAACCCGTATAACGTTCCCAGGCTACACTCATGACCAACTGATGCAGATTATCCAGTCCCGTCTAGAAGGCGTTCCTGGCCACATAGTGCATCCTGACGCTGTGCAGTTTGCGGCTCGCAAAGTGGCTGCAGTTAGCGGCGATGCCCGACGCGCGTTGGACATTTGCAGACGGGCAGTGGAAATTGCCGAGAGTGAATCGACAGCTCAGTGTCGGGACGATGAGGCACAACCAACAACTCCGAGTAGGACCGGTCGGGGTAGCAAAGCGAACCTACCCCAAGGCTCTCGGTCAATTAAAGGTACCGGAGAATTGGTCGGTCGGTCCAAAGAACAGGGGGTCTCCTCTGCGGGGCGGAAGGGTGTTGTCACTATGGCGACGATCAAACAGGCAATTAACGAAGCGACCAGCAGTCCCCTGCAGCAAGCACTGCGGGCTCTACCGTTGGTATCTAAGGTGTTCCTTGCTGCACTCTTGGCACGGATCCGTAGGTCAGGAATTGGGGAAGCTATCCTGGGAGATGTTGTCGATGAAGTCAAACGACTTGGACTCATGAGTCAGCTACAGCCAGTTCATGGATACATTCTCGCTGTGCAAACAAATGAGACAGTCGAGGGAATTGGCAGCGCGGTGACGCAGCCAACAACGCCGTCAAAGCACCGAGACACTACTAATGTTGGCTCGAAACAATCGGACCTCAAAGCAGCGAGGGCACTGGGTCTCGCTCTTGCAGCCACCGAGCTCGCAGAAGCAGGCATCATAGGCGTAGAGGCCCGGCATGGCGAGCGAGTAGGTCGCGTACGGCTGGGTGTGGGAGAAGACGAAGTCCGGCTTGCGTTAGGAGATGATGAGTCTGTCCACGGCCTGGGTTTCGCTGCCTGA
- a CDS encoding NMDA receptor-regulated protein 1: MPQPLPSKEQTLFRSLVKFYEGKLYKKGLKAAEQILKKYPTHGDTQAMKALILNTQGQGEEAFALCKEALRNDMRSHICWHVYGLLWRSVKNYPEAIKSYKMALRIEPNSLNILRDLALLQCQVRDYEGYIESRRKMMQERPQLRQNWTALAVAYHLSGNYAEAENILKTYEETLKRPPPKTDLEHSEATLYKNQIIYESGDVERALKHLEEVVRDSLDRGAALELKAKYLLELGRKEEAEKAYRVLLSRNSEYRAYFDGLEKALGLDRSNPADIGKLNELYKSLADKNERNDAARRIPLDFLEGEAFKTQVDQYLRRMLNKGVPSTFPNIKALYRDEDKKAVIEELVLGYASNKQANGGESNGDVSARFESAVLYFLAQHYNYVESRDLNKAMEYINKLLEEDPKSVDYNQTKARIHKHAGDVQKASETINHARELDERDRYINTKCAKYQLRNNENENALNTMSKFTRNETVGGPLGDLHDMQCMWYLLEDGEAYLRQKKYGLALKRFTAIADIFEVWHEDQFDFHSFSLRKGQIRAYIDMIRWEDHLRDHPFYTRAATQAVKLYVQLADNPKLKSSDELDLEKLDPTERKKAEKKAKKEREKAEKAEAEKKAAAAAKATAKGEDAETKKEDTDPNGETLLQTKQPLEDALRFLQPMLDFSPLNMEAQNVGFEVYIRRNKYLLALKCLQAAQEIDTENPKLHEQSVRFRQALTKPAEPLSSQTEQVIKESFTTPAADADLKAYNDDFLKKHAQSASHLQSGYNVRYILDKASKPQNEQDLQKTLELPNITMEEAKAGMALLDEWGSEQKIKDDYRAKAASRWSEATVFKA; encoded by the exons ATGCCGCAGCCATTGCCCAGCAAGGAGCAGACGCTCTTCCGCTCGCTTGTCAAATTCTACGAGGGCAAGCTGTATAAAAAGG GCCTCAAAGCTGCCGAGCAGATCTTGAAGAAGTATCCCACCCATGGCGACACACAAGCGATGAAAGCCCTGATTCTCAACACCCAGGGCCAGGGTGAAGAGGCCTTCGCCCTCTGCAAGGAAGCCCTTCGTAACGACATGAGGTCGCACATCTGCTGGCACGTCTACGGCCTGTTGTGGCGGTCGGTCAAGAACTATCCCGAGGCCATCAAGTCATACAAGATGGCCCTGCGCATCGAACCGAACTCTTTGAACATTCTCCGCGATCTCGCCCTCCTCCAATGCCAGGTCCGTGACTATGAAGGATACATTGAGAGCCGGCGAAAGATGATGCAGGAGAGACCTCAGTTGCGCCAGAACTGGACGGCATTGGCCGTAGCTTACCACCTGTCAGGAAACTACGCCGAAGCCGAGAATATCCTCAAGACGTACGAAGAGACTCTGAAACGACCCCCACCAAAGACTGATCTCGAACACTCGGAAGCGACGCTCTACAAGAACCAGATAATATACGAGTCTGGTGACGTTGAGCGGGCTCTGAAGCATCTGGAAGAAGTTGTCAGAGACAGTCTGGATCGCGGTGCTGCGCTAGAGCTCAAGGCAAAATACTTGCTTGAACTTGGACGCAAAGAGGAGGCTGAGAAGGCCTACCGAGTGCTGCTGAGCAGGAACAGCGAGTACCGCGCATATTTTGACGGTCTAGAGAAGGCCCTTGGTCTGGACCGATCGAACCCCGCTGATATCGGGAAGCTGAACGAGCTGTACAAGTCACTCGCCGACAAGAACGAGCGCAATGATGCGGCGAGGCGTATACCCTTGGATTTCCTCGAGGGCGAGGCCTTCAAGACACAAGTGGACCAGTACCTCCGGCGCATGTTGAACAAGGGCGTACCATCAACGTTCCCAAACATCAAGGCGCTCTACCGGGACGAGGACAAGAAGGCAGTCATTGAAGAGCTGGTCCTTGGGTACGCCTCCAACAAGCAGGCTAACGGCGGCGAAAGTAATGGTGACGTCTCTGCTCGCTTTGAGTCGGCTGTCTTGTACTTCTTGGCCCAACATTACAACTATGTCGAAAGTCGTGATCTGAACAAGGCTATGGAGTACATCAATAAGCTACTTGAGGAAGATCCGAAGTCGGTCGACTACAACCAGACAAAGGCGCGGATTCACAAGCACGCAGGCGACGTTCAAAAGGCCTCGGAAACAATCAACCATGCACGTGAGCTCGACGAGAGGGATCGATACATCAACACAAAGTGCGCCAAGTACCAGCTACGGAACAACGAGAACGAGAACGCGCTCAATACGATGAGCAAATTCACTCGCAACGAGACTGTGGGTGGACCTCTTGGTGATCTCCACGATATGCAGTGCATGTGGTATCTACTTGAAGATGGCGAGGCATATCTACGACAAAAAAAGTACGGTCTCGCACTGAAGCGCTTCACTGCCATTGCCGATATCTTCGAAGTCTGGCACGAGGATCAGTTTGACTTCCACAGTTTCTCATTACGAAAAGGACAAATTCGTGCTTACATTGATATGATCCGATGGGAAGACCATCTCCGCGACCACCCCTTCTATACTAGGGCAGCCACTCAAGCAGTGAAACTTTACGTTCAGTTGGCCGACAACCCGAAGCTAAAGAGTTCCGACGAACTTGACCTGGAGAAGCTGGATCCCACGGAGCGCAAGAAGGCTGAGAAGAAGGCCAAGAAAGAGAGGGAAAAGGCTGAGAAAGCCGAAGCCGAAAAGaaggcggcagcagcagcaaagGCAACTGCCAAGGGCGAGGATGCTGAGACCAAGAAGGAAGACACAGACCCGAACGGCGAGACGTTGCTACAGACGAAGCAACCCCTTGAGGACGCACTACGATTCCTGCAGCCCATGCTCGACTTTTCTCCGCTAAACATGGAGGCCCAAAACGTGGGCTTCGAGGTCTACATTAGGAGAA ACAAATACCTCTTGGCATTGAAGTGTCTGCAGGCAGCACAGGAAATCGACACTGAAAACCCGAAGCTGCATGAACAGAGCGTCCGCTTCCGTCAAGCTC TAACTAAGCCTGCTGAACCGCTCTCATCCCAGACAGAGCAGGTAATCAAAGAATCCTTCACCACCCCGGCCGCGGACGCCGACCTCAAAGCCTACAACGACGACTTTTTGAAGAAGCACGCGCAGAGCGCTTCACATCTTCAGTCTGGATATAATGTCCGTTACATACTCGACAAGGCCTCGAAACCTCAGAACGAGCAGGACCTGCAGAAGACGCTAGAGCTACCGAACATTACGATGGAAGAAGCCAAAGCTGGCATGGCATTACTTGATGAGTGGGGGAGCGAACAGAAGATCAAGGACGACTATAGGGCGAAGGCTGCTAGTCGATGGAGCGAGGCTACAGTCTTCAAGGCTTGA
- a CDS encoding RP1-2 domain containing protein: MTDPYRVGDPPYQSQYEAFGKLFDKGDIEKCIADAKYNLSNNTLPPYYIVRNCILIACALDDWQDDDVYRLTAEQAYLTSLDEARRKKDSLSLEALQDLREELDQLNEFRSEDIAAIVSAYIGDGVMDVDTNTDDEEMDYDDSDDAAKFEEQEAAASAENKDELAENTSLPIRAASENAIADPSNPRLPYLL, from the exons ATGACAGATCCATATCGAGTTGGCGATCCGCCGTATCAATCGCAATACGAAGCTTTTGGAAAGCTCTTTGATAAAGGCGACATAGAAAAGTGCATTGCAGATGCCAAGTACAACCTGAG TAACAATACTCTGCCACCTTACTACATTGTTAGGAACTGCATTCTAATTGCATGCGCTCTTGACGACTGGCAAGATGACGATGTATACAGGCTTACTGCTGAACAGGCCTATCTTACAAGCCTGGATGAAGCAAGACGAAAAAAAGAT TCACTCTCTCTCGAAGCACTGCAGGACTTGCGAGAAGAGCTTGACCAGCTGAACGAATTTCGCAGCGAGGACATTGCGGCCATAGTGAGTGCGTACATCGGAGACGGAGTGATGGACGTGGATACGAACACCGACGACGAGGAGATGGACTATGATGATTCGGATGATGCAGCCAAGTTTGAAGAGCAAGAGGCAGCTGCGTCGGCAGAGAACAAAGATGAGCTGGCCGAGAACACGTCTCTCCCGATTCGCGCTGCAAGCGAAAATGCCATCGCTGACCCATCAAACCCGAGGCTGCCGTACCTGCTCTGA
- a CDS encoding SpeB, Arginase-agmatinase-formimionoglutamate hydrolase, arginase family, whose product MLWNWVALIAGAVSVSSHATHHAEDTFSQERLDELERKWGTDWSFSGISTFAHLPHTRCLTHPETTYDIAILGAPFDTAVSYRPGARFGPRAIRAGSARQTSFRGFNPRANLNPYTSWAKIIDCGDIPITPFDNVLALKQMSEAFMELGKRPATEKSAESGVQYLKKPKLLTLGGDHSIALPALRALKEVYGQPIAVVHFDAHLDTWHPAKYPSAWLDESSLSFNHGSMFWVASTEGLIANGSSVHAGLRTRLSGDGPEDYTDDSQQGWHRISTDDLDDIGVKGVISSIMDRVGTETLVYLSIDIDVIDPGMAPGTGTPEPGGWTTRELIRILRGIEGMNVIGADIVEVSPAYDGAAETTGLAAAQVAYEVLTSMVRKGLIEQARTKVKTSDEKDEL is encoded by the exons ATGCTGTGGAATTGGGTAGCCCTCATTGCTGGCGCAGTTAGTGTCTCCTCACACGCAACTCACCATGCAGAAGATACCTTCTCCCAAGAGCGACTAGATGAGCTGGAGAGGAAGTGGGGTACAGAT TGGAGTTTCAGTGGTATCTCTACTTTCGCACACCTACCGCACACGCGCTGCTTGACCCATCCCGAAACGACGTACGACATTGCCATCCTCGGCGCGCCCTTCGATACCGCCGTCTCGTACCGTCCCGGTGCTCGTTTTGGCCCCCGTGCCATTCGTGCTGGCTCCGCGCGTCAGACATCCTTCCGCGGCTTCAACCCCCGAGCAAACCTGAATCCGTATACATCATGGGCCAAGATTATAGATTGCGGAGATATCCCAATTACGCCATTCGACAACGTCTTAGCCCTGAAGCAGATGAGCGAGGCATTCATGGAGCTGGGGAAGAGGCCTGCAACAGAGAAGAGCGCCGAAAGTGGCGTCCAGTACTTGAAAAAGCCCAAGTTGCTCACACTAGGCGGAGATCACAGTATTGCATTGCCTGCTTTGAGGGCGTTAAAGGAGGTGTACGGGCAGCCAATCGCGGTAGTGCATTTCGATGCGCACCTTGATACATGGCATCCAG CCAAGTATCCTTCTGCATGGCTCGATGAGAGCTCACTTTCCTTCAATCACGGCAGCATGTTTTGGGTGGCCTCAACAGAAGGTCTGATTGCGAACGGTTCGAGTGTGCATGCAGGGTTGAGGACGAGACTGTCCGGCGACGGACCAGAAGACTACACGGATGACTCGCAACAG GGATGGCATCGCATCAGTACAGATGACCTCGACGACATCGGGGTCAAGGGGGTCATCAGTTCAATTATGGACCGTGTAGGCACCGAGACACTTGTCTATCTTAGCATAGACATAGACGTTATCGACCCTGGTATGGCCCCAGGTACGGGCACGCCTGAGCCTGGCGGTTGGACCACGCGTGAACTCATCAGAATTCTACGGGGCATTGAAGGGATGAATGTCATTGGTGCGGATATCGTCGAGGTCAGTCCAGCCTACGATGGTGCTGCGGAAACGACAGGCCTTGCTGCGGCCCAAGTGGCCTACGAAGTCCTTACAAGCATGGTCAGGAAGGGTCTCATAGAGCAAGCACGGACAAAGGTGAAGACTTCTGACGAGAAAGATGAGCTATAA
- a CDS encoding Abhydrolase-6 multi-domain protein: MSSNLFRIDEHKIEASHIRSFPRATATQQEEVLHLAVKQYTPLNNTSPKPGDITIIAAHANAFPKELYEPLWDELLQKCKQYGFGIRGIWIADVAHQGWSGVLNEDKLGNDPAWLDHSRDLLNMVNIFRAQMPRPIVGVGHSMGGCQLANLALLHPRLFETLVLVDPVIQGRVSLKGNVGPAAASSRRRECWPSREDAKQSFLKSKFYQAWDTRVLDRWVQHGLRDVPTKLFPDAKKPEVTLTTTKHQEVLTFLRPNFAARPGDKEMSSAEATLSNPKLNRRTHADLTPDVEPQTPFYRGEATLVFSQLPAIRPSVFYVFGQLSSLTNDAIIEEKLSLTGSGVNGSGGRAEGRVDCVTVQGAGHLIPMEKVVETAEHAGKWIGKEMKRYRDWERKTEEEWDGKQGPARAMLPDRFVEELNAFLQPREKKTSKL, from the exons ATGTCGTCAAATCTCTTCCGGATAGATGAACACAAGATAGAAGCTTCGCATATCCGCAGTTTTCCGCGGGCGACTGCGACGCAGCAAGAGGAAGTACTGCATCTAGCTGTGAAGCAATACACACCACTCAACAACACGAGCCCCAAACCTGGAGACATTACCATCATTGCAGCACACGCGAACGCATTCCCGAAGGAGTTATATGAACCACTGTGGGATGAGCTATTGCAGAAATGCAAACAGTACGGCTTCGGAATTCGTGGTATATGGATAGCAGATGTCGCGCACCAGGGCTGGAGTGGTGTTCTGAATGAAGACAAATTGGGCAATGACC CGGCATGGCTTGATCATAGTAGAGACCTTCTCAACATGGTGAACATCTTCCGCGCCCAAATGCCGCGTCCGATTGTTGGCGTAGGCCACAGCATGGGAGGCTGCCAACTCGCCAACCTTGCACTCCTCCACCCTCGCCTTTTTGAGACCCTTGTTCTTGTAGACCCTGTCATTCAAGGCAGGGTCTCGCTGAAGGGCAACGTCGGACCAGCTGCTGCATCATCAAGGCGTCGAGAGTGCTGGCCCTCGCGGGAAGATGCTAAGCAGAGCTTTTTGAAGAGCAAGTTCTACCAGGCGTGGGACACGCGGGTACTAGATCGCTGGGTGCAACATGGATTAAGAGATGTGCCTACCAAGTTGTTTCCAGATGCGAAGAAGCCCGAGGTCACGTTGACAACCACCAAGCATCAGGAGGTCTTGACTTTCTTGCGACCAAACTTTGCTGCGAGGCCAGGAGACAAGGAAATGTCGTCCGCAGAAGCCACTTTGAGCAATCCAAAGCTTAACAGAAGGACCCATGCAGATCTGACACCTGACGTTGAACCGCAAACTCCCTTCTATCGAGGCGAAGCCACTCTCGTCTTCAGCCAGCTGCCCGCTATCCGCCCTTCAGTATTCTACGTCTTCGGTCAACTTTCTTCCCTCACAAACGATGCCATTATCGAAGAGAAGCTGAGTTTAACCGGATCTGGTGTTAATGGTAGCGGCGGACGCGCGGAGGGCCGCGTGGATTGTGTAACTGTGCAGGGTGCAGGGCACTTGATACCCATGGAGAAGGTGGTAGAGACTGCAGAGCATGCTGGCAAATGGATTGGCAAGGAAATGAAGCGCTACCGGGATTGGGAGCGCAAGACTGAGGAGGAGTGGGATGGAAAGCAGGGGCCGGCGAGGGCTATGCTACCCGACCGGTTCGTTGAGGAGCTGAATGCGTTCCTCCAACCTAGGGAGAAGAAGACATCGAAGCTGTAG